The Salvelinus sp. IW2-2015 linkage group LG8, ASM291031v2, whole genome shotgun sequence genome window below encodes:
- the LOC111967247 gene encoding transcriptional activator protein Pur-alpha, with translation MADRDSGSDHGGLATGPGSLPPGAMGAAARLQHDTEELASKRVDIQNKRFYLDVKQNAKGRFLKIAEVGAGGNKSRLTLSMSVAVEFRDYLGDFIEHYAQLGPSNPDIVQDEPRRALKSEFLVRENRKYYMDLKENQRGRFLRIRQTVNRGPGLGSAQGQTIALPAQGLIEFRDALAKLIDDYGMDEDPAELPEGTSLTVDNKRFFFDVGSNKYGVFMRVSEVKPTYRNSITVPCKVWSKFGNTFCKYAEEMRKIQERSREKRASELLPEGQHGDDGDDD, from the coding sequence ATGGCGGACAGAGACAGTGGCAGTGACCACGGAGGGCTGGCCACAGGCCCCGGCTCGCTGCCCCCGGGCGCGATGGGCGCCGCGGCAAGACTCCAACACGACACAGAGGAGCTCGCATCGAAGCGAGTCGACATCCAGAATAAGCGCTTCTACCTAGATGTGAAGCAGAATGCAAAAGGCCGCTTCCTAAAGATAGCCGAGGTCGGAGCTGGGGGAAACAAGAGCCGCCTCACTCTTTCTATGTCAGTGGCAGTGGAGTTCCGCGACTATCTCGGGGACTTCATCGAACATTACGCCCAACTGGGCCCGAGCAACCCGGACATAGTGCAGGATGAGCCCCGGCGAGCCCTCAAGAGCGAATTTCTAGTGCGAGAGAATCGCAAATATTACATGGATCTGAAAGAGAACCAGAGGGGGCGGTTCCTCAGGATCCGTCAAACCGTTAATCGGGGGCCCGGATTGGGAAGCGCACAAGGCCAGACAATCGCGCTTCCAGCGCAGGGACTTATCGAGTTCCGTGATGCTTTAGCCAAACTCATCGATGATTACGGTATGGATGAGGATCCAGCCGAACTACCCGAGGGCACCTCCTTGACTGTTGACAACAAGCGCTTTTTCTTCGACGTGGGTTCCAACAAGTATGGAGTGTTCATGCGGGTCAGCGAGGTGAAGCCTACCTACCGGAACTCCATCACTGTTCCGTGCAAAGTGTGGTCCAAATTCGGCAACACGTTCTGTAAATATGCCGAGGAGATGAGAAAGATCCAGGAGCGGAGTAGAGAGAAACGGGCCTCCGAACTCCTACCGGAGGGCCAACATGGTGACGACGGGGACGATGATTGA